The following proteins are co-located in the Spirosoma montaniterrae genome:
- the glgX gene encoding glycogen debranching protein GlgX, translated as MSKSSKTVSPPETPPTKPGKPYPLGATFDGEGVNVALFSENATGAYLCLYDTADPGRETAMIPITERTDLVWHIYVDGLQPGQLYGFRVDGPYDPQAGHFFNPNKLLLDPYAKAINAPVNHNNDWLGYDYEDGEDDRHRVMSAVDSGPTMPKSVVIDDRAFDWEDDTAPAIPMHRSVIYEMHVKGFTHQHPTIDERIRGTYAGLATPESIDYLKKLGVTAVELLPVHQFTNESYWGYNSIGFFAPQNTYSSSGMNGEQVVEFKQMVKNLHKAGIEVILDVVYNHTAEGNQLGPTLSFKGIDNRAYYHQVGDSPDYYMDYTGTGNTFNISHPRALQVVMDSLRYWVTEMHVDGFRFDLASALIRTDEEMGNVSSFLDTVAQDPVLAQVKLIAEPWDIGSYHVGGFPVQWSEWNGRYRDALRSFWKSDEGKAGEVAVRLLGSPDLYDKGRSPANSVNLITAHDGFTLNDLVSYNEKHNEANGENNNDGSNDNLSWNCGAEGPTDDPDINALREKQKRNFLTTLLLSQGTPMIVMGDECGRTQQGNNNGYNQDSEISWMNWHWDDKQQALFDFTSALTTLRREIPLLSRRKFFGSEQVSFLRPDGQEMTHDDLQNPGTHCLALFIDGKRVEEQTEDGQDIGDEQLIWILNAFWEDIPFMLPKLERKTASWEVLIDTNVGQVRPSVKPTKGGQEFTVAARSSVLLRLK; from the coding sequence ATGAGCAAATCTTCTAAAACCGTCTCTCCTCCGGAGACTCCTCCAACAAAACCGGGCAAACCATATCCGCTCGGTGCTACCTTCGATGGCGAAGGCGTAAACGTTGCCCTGTTCAGCGAAAATGCTACGGGCGCATACCTCTGTCTGTACGACACGGCTGATCCTGGTCGCGAAACGGCTATGATTCCTATAACCGAACGCACTGATCTGGTTTGGCATATTTACGTCGATGGACTGCAACCTGGTCAGCTTTACGGTTTTCGCGTAGATGGCCCCTATGACCCGCAGGCCGGTCATTTTTTCAATCCGAACAAGCTGCTGCTCGACCCGTATGCCAAAGCCATTAACGCACCAGTCAATCATAACAATGACTGGTTGGGATATGACTACGAAGATGGCGAAGACGACCGGCATCGGGTAATGAGTGCCGTAGATAGTGGCCCAACGATGCCAAAATCGGTCGTGATCGATGACAGGGCATTTGACTGGGAAGACGATACCGCTCCGGCCATTCCAATGCATCGTTCGGTTATCTATGAAATGCACGTAAAGGGGTTCACCCATCAGCACCCCACGATTGACGAACGCATTCGCGGCACCTACGCTGGCTTAGCCACCCCGGAGAGCATCGACTATCTTAAAAAATTAGGCGTTACGGCGGTCGAGTTGCTGCCCGTGCATCAGTTTACGAACGAAAGCTACTGGGGCTACAACAGCATCGGTTTTTTTGCCCCGCAGAACACCTACTCGTCGTCCGGCATGAACGGTGAGCAGGTTGTTGAGTTCAAGCAAATGGTGAAAAACCTGCACAAAGCGGGTATCGAAGTGATTCTCGACGTGGTGTACAACCACACTGCCGAGGGCAATCAACTCGGTCCAACGCTCTCGTTTAAGGGCATCGACAACCGGGCCTATTACCATCAGGTCGGCGATAGCCCCGACTATTACATGGATTACACTGGAACGGGTAATACGTTCAACATCAGCCACCCGCGTGCGTTGCAGGTGGTCATGGACAGTCTGCGGTACTGGGTTACGGAGATGCACGTCGATGGTTTCCGTTTCGACCTGGCCTCGGCTCTGATTCGTACCGACGAAGAGATGGGCAATGTATCATCCTTTTTGGATACGGTGGCGCAGGACCCCGTTCTGGCGCAGGTGAAACTGATTGCCGAACCCTGGGACATTGGGTCCTATCATGTGGGCGGCTTTCCGGTCCAGTGGTCGGAGTGGAACGGTAGATACCGTGATGCGCTGCGGTCCTTCTGGAAAAGCGACGAAGGCAAAGCAGGTGAGGTGGCCGTGCGGTTGCTTGGCAGCCCCGACCTATACGACAAAGGCCGTTCGCCAGCCAACAGCGTGAACCTGATTACGGCTCACGATGGCTTTACGCTCAACGACCTGGTTAGCTACAACGAGAAGCACAACGAAGCCAATGGCGAAAACAACAACGACGGTTCGAACGATAACCTAAGCTGGAACTGTGGCGCAGAAGGACCGACCGATGACCCGGACATCAACGCACTGCGTGAAAAACAAAAACGTAATTTCCTGACTACGTTGCTCTTGAGTCAGGGAACGCCGATGATTGTGATGGGCGACGAATGTGGCCGCACACAACAGGGCAACAACAACGGCTACAATCAGGACAGCGAGATTAGCTGGATGAACTGGCACTGGGACGATAAGCAACAGGCTTTATTCGACTTCACAAGTGCGCTGACGACCCTGCGACGGGAAATTCCGCTCCTGAGCCGACGCAAATTCTTCGGCAGTGAGCAAGTGTCGTTTCTGCGCCCCGACGGGCAGGAAATGACGCACGACGATCTTCAAAATCCCGGAACGCATTGCCTCGCGCTGTTCATCGACGGGAAACGCGTGGAAGAACAAACCGAAGATGGACAGGATATTGGCGACGAGCAGCTAATCTGGATTCTAAACGCTTTCTGGGAAGACATTCCGTTTATGCTCCCCAAACTCGAACGCAAAACTGCGTCGTGGGAAGTGCTGATCGATACCAACGTTGGTCAGGTGCGGCCCAGCGTTAAACCCACCAAAGGCGGTCAGGAATTCACGGTAGCGGCCCGCTCGTCGGTGCTGTTACGGCTGAAGTAA
- a CDS encoding alpha/beta hydrolase family protein codes for MLTIKSLFVLLLAGLMVLIAPTGCQKPGSETPTAPAPARTLLSSSLIGEYSATQLRSRFTGASSALQLFIRHGIKVYRLEYSTVNTDGKPIKASGAVIIPTATTAMPLLSMQHGTIQNDADAPSYFRSGSEANMFGSVFASQGYIIAAPDYIGYGASKDLPHPYEHRATLASASLDMLRASREFLADNKVNWDKRLFVAGYSEGGYATLALQKKIEEETGSEFNLVASSCGAGAYDKPAFMREVINNRTSGIDYVNRLYVWVLQSYDRIYGLNRQMSYYFKEPYAARLTANPTASINVSLNSAFTDSFKQAINDGTDKGFLAAVQDNDIHDWKPRTRTRLYHGDADETVLYVNSKNAYDAMRKRGATNVELITMRGANHATGIIEFITGTYGFFGGVQ; via the coding sequence ATGCTTACCATAAAATCTCTGTTCGTCCTGCTGCTGGCGGGCCTGATGGTGCTCATTGCACCTACGGGTTGCCAGAAACCCGGCAGCGAAACACCCACAGCCCCCGCGCCTGCCCGAACGTTACTCAGCAGTTCGCTCATCGGCGAGTATTCAGCAACCCAACTGCGTAGCCGGTTTACGGGCGCGAGTTCGGCTCTTCAGCTATTTATCCGGCACGGCATCAAGGTTTATCGGCTCGAATACAGCACGGTCAATACGGATGGCAAGCCCATTAAAGCATCGGGTGCGGTCATTATTCCAACCGCTACCACGGCTATGCCATTGCTGAGTATGCAGCACGGTACTATTCAAAATGATGCCGATGCGCCGTCCTATTTCCGGTCGGGCAGCGAGGCCAATATGTTTGGGTCGGTGTTTGCGTCGCAGGGATATATCATTGCCGCCCCCGATTACATTGGTTATGGTGCCTCGAAAGACCTGCCGCATCCGTATGAGCATCGGGCTACGCTGGCATCGGCGTCGCTCGATATGCTGCGGGCATCGCGCGAGTTTCTGGCCGATAACAAAGTCAACTGGGATAAGCGGCTATTCGTGGCGGGCTATTCGGAAGGTGGATATGCGACGCTGGCTTTGCAAAAGAAAATAGAAGAAGAAACCGGCAGCGAGTTCAACCTGGTGGCGTCGAGTTGCGGGGCCGGTGCTTACGACAAACCGGCCTTCATGCGCGAGGTTATCAACAATCGAACCAGCGGCATCGACTATGTGAACCGGCTGTATGTCTGGGTGTTGCAATCGTATGACCGCATCTATGGCCTGAACCGCCAGATGTCATATTATTTTAAAGAACCTTATGCTGCCCGACTTACCGCCAACCCAACTGCCAGCATCAATGTAAGTCTGAACAGCGCGTTTACCGATAGTTTCAAACAGGCCATCAACGACGGCACCGACAAGGGTTTTCTGGCGGCAGTGCAGGACAACGACATCCACGACTGGAAACCGCGCACGCGTACCCGGCTCTACCACGGCGACGCCGACGAAACGGTGTTGTACGTGAACTCGAAAAATGCCTACGACGCCATGCGCAAACGCGGAGCCACCAACGTCGAACTCATTACCATGCGCGGAGCCAACCACGCCACCGGCATCATCGAATTCATCACAGGTACGTATGGGTTTTTTGGTGGGGTACAATAG
- a CDS encoding amidohydrolase family protein, producing the protein MRIPLLMGLFALGLLATAQAQTGFPRNGVYDERPGLYAFTNATVVVDPQTTLQNATLLIRDGRVEAVGTNLSLPAGTVVADLRGKRIYPALIDLDSDYGMPDVPRAAGGGRFGAPPQVESNKKGPYYWNQAVQPENDASLLVKADAKKADELRKMGFATVLTHPHDGLARGTGVLVTLADERENALVLKANATAHYSFSKGSSGQTAPNSMMGSVAILRQAFYDADWYKRAGKTEQTNLSLEALTRIQPLPAIFDAGDKLGILRADKVGDEFGIQFVMRTTGDEYQRIDEVKATGASLIVPLTFPAAYDVEDAWDADNVSLAEMKHWEMAPTNAGKLAGAGIPFALTTAGLKNKADFWANLRKAIENGLSEQKALEALTTTPARLIRADDQVGTLQKGRVANFIITSGNLFSPDNVIYENWIRGKQYIVNPKDAVDLRGNWRLVVGNQPPVSLSITGKTADKVEYQIIRNDTIKITPKVAVSGELISLQLPTDKKPGTSTTRLTGYRTGPANYAGDGETPDGQPVTWSMARAVDSPVSTSATTASATAPTAVTASLLYPFVGMGNVRKPQPQTILIRNATVWTNEKDGILPDTDVFVTNGKISQIGKNMPVPADIAVLDGTGKHLTTGIIDEHSHIALLSVNEGSQSSTAEVRMADVVNSEDINIYRQLAGGVTTSQLLHGSANAIGGQSAIIKLKWGEAPAGLLLPGADGFIKFALGENVKQANWGDANRVRFPQTRMGVEQVYMDHFMRAKEYSRMWQNYNTLNVKTKGLSQPPRRDIELDALAEILDGKRFITCHSYVQSEINMLMKVADSLGFKVNTFTHILEGYKLADKMAKHGAGGSSFADWWAYKMEVKDAIPYNAALMHRQGVTVSINSDDAEMARRLNQEAAKTIEYGGMTEEDAWKTVTLNPAKLLHLDGRLGSIRVGKDADLVLWNANPLTIYARPDFTIIDGAIYYSQKGDEQRRNAMQAERTRLIQKMIAAKASGNPTTRPAPKRARMWHCEDIEGVMAEGEER; encoded by the coding sequence ATGCGAATACCTCTCCTGATGGGGCTGTTTGCGCTCGGCCTGTTGGCTACGGCTCAGGCGCAGACGGGCTTCCCGCGCAATGGCGTGTACGACGAACGTCCGGGTCTGTATGCCTTCACTAATGCTACCGTCGTCGTTGACCCACAAACGACCCTCCAGAACGCCACGCTGCTTATCCGCGACGGACGTGTAGAAGCCGTTGGCACCAACCTCAGCCTGCCCGCCGGAACTGTTGTGGCCGACCTGCGCGGCAAACGCATCTATCCCGCCCTGATCGATTTAGACTCCGACTACGGAATGCCCGACGTACCCCGTGCAGCCGGTGGCGGTCGGTTTGGCGCACCTCCGCAAGTTGAGTCGAATAAGAAAGGTCCCTATTACTGGAATCAGGCCGTTCAGCCCGAAAACGACGCGAGTCTGCTCGTCAAAGCCGATGCCAAAAAAGCGGACGAACTCCGAAAAATGGGCTTCGCAACCGTGCTGACCCACCCCCACGACGGTCTGGCCCGTGGCACGGGTGTGCTGGTTACGCTGGCCGATGAACGTGAGAACGCGCTGGTGCTGAAAGCCAATGCCACAGCGCATTACTCGTTCAGCAAGGGCAGTTCGGGCCAAACCGCGCCCAACTCTATGATGGGGTCGGTAGCCATTCTGCGGCAGGCATTCTACGACGCTGACTGGTACAAACGAGCGGGCAAAACCGAACAAACTAACCTCTCGCTGGAAGCTCTGACCCGCATTCAGCCGCTACCCGCCATTTTCGATGCGGGCGATAAACTTGGTATTCTGCGAGCCGATAAAGTGGGCGACGAGTTTGGCATTCAGTTCGTTATGCGTACTACCGGCGACGAATACCAGCGCATCGACGAGGTGAAAGCTACGGGTGCGTCGCTAATTGTGCCGCTTACTTTTCCGGCAGCATACGACGTAGAAGACGCCTGGGACGCCGACAACGTATCGCTGGCCGAAATGAAGCACTGGGAAATGGCTCCCACCAACGCCGGGAAACTGGCCGGAGCAGGCATTCCGTTCGCGCTGACTACGGCGGGGCTGAAAAACAAAGCCGACTTCTGGGCCAACCTGCGCAAAGCCATCGAAAACGGGCTTTCCGAACAAAAAGCATTAGAAGCACTGACCACCACACCGGCCCGGCTCATCCGCGCCGACGATCAGGTGGGCACCTTGCAGAAGGGTCGCGTGGCTAATTTCATCATCACGTCGGGCAACCTATTCAGCCCCGACAATGTGATTTATGAAAACTGGATTCGCGGCAAACAGTACATCGTCAACCCAAAAGATGCTGTTGACCTGCGCGGCAACTGGCGGCTTGTGGTTGGCAATCAACCGCCCGTGTCGCTGAGCATTACGGGAAAAACGGCGGATAAAGTCGAGTACCAGATTATCCGAAACGATACGATAAAAATTACCCCGAAAGTGGCGGTGAGCGGTGAATTAATCTCGCTACAACTACCGACCGACAAAAAACCGGGCACCAGCACTACCCGCCTGACTGGCTACCGCACCGGCCCGGCCAACTACGCGGGCGATGGCGAAACTCCGGATGGGCAACCAGTAACGTGGTCGATGGCGCGGGCAGTTGATTCGCCGGTTTCTACGTCAGCGACAACGGCTTCAGCAACGGCACCAACTGCCGTAACGGCCTCACTGCTGTACCCATTCGTGGGTATGGGCAACGTGCGTAAGCCGCAGCCGCAAACCATACTGATTCGCAACGCAACCGTCTGGACCAACGAAAAAGATGGGATTCTTCCAGACACGGACGTATTCGTAACGAACGGGAAAATTAGCCAAATCGGTAAAAACATGCCCGTTCCCGCCGATATTGCCGTACTCGACGGCACCGGCAAGCACCTCACTACCGGCATCATCGACGAGCATTCGCACATTGCGCTGCTGTCGGTAAACGAAGGCTCGCAGTCATCGACCGCTGAGGTACGAATGGCCGACGTGGTGAACTCGGAAGATATCAACATCTACCGCCAATTAGCCGGGGGCGTTACAACGTCGCAACTGCTGCACGGCTCGGCCAACGCCATTGGCGGGCAGTCGGCCATTATCAAGCTAAAATGGGGCGAAGCACCTGCTGGGCTGTTGCTGCCGGGTGCCGATGGATTTATCAAATTCGCGCTGGGCGAAAATGTAAAACAGGCCAACTGGGGCGATGCCAACCGGGTTCGGTTTCCGCAAACGCGCATGGGCGTCGAGCAGGTGTACATGGATCATTTCATGCGGGCTAAAGAATACAGCCGCATGTGGCAGAACTATAATACGCTGAACGTGAAGACGAAAGGACTATCGCAACCACCCCGGCGCGACATCGAACTCGACGCACTCGCCGAGATTTTAGATGGTAAACGGTTTATCACCTGCCACTCCTACGTGCAGTCGGAAATCAATATGCTCATGAAAGTAGCCGACTCGCTGGGCTTTAAAGTCAACACGTTTACGCACATTCTGGAGGGCTACAAACTGGCCGACAAAATGGCGAAGCACGGCGCGGGCGGCTCGTCGTTTGCCGACTGGTGGGCCTACAAAATGGAAGTGAAAGACGCCATTCCCTACAACGCAGCGTTGATGCACCGGCAGGGCGTAACGGTCTCGATCAACTCCGACGATGCCGAAATGGCGCGTCGCCTGAATCAGGAAGCGGCCAAAACCATCGAATATGGCGGCATGACCGAAGAAGACGCCTGGAAGACCGTAACGCTCAATCCGGCAAAACTGCTGCATTTGGATGGGCGGTTAGGCAGTATCCGCGTTGGCAAAGACGCTGACCTTGTACTCTGGAACGCCAACCCGCTGACCATCTACGCCCGCCCTGACTTCACCATTATTGACGGAGCCATCTACTACAGCCAAAAAGGCGACGAGCAACGACGCAACGCCATGCAGGCCGAGCGCACCCGCCTGATTCAGAAGATGATAGCGGCCAAAGCAAGCGGCAACCCCACCACCCGCCCAGCACCCAAACGCGCCCGTATGTGGCACTGCGAAGACATAGAAGGCGTAATGGCAGAGGGGGAAGAACGATGA
- a CDS encoding amidohydrolase family protein, with the protein MKHFISTLFVLASVSALAQNPAPARPQTRPIALMNGIVHVGNGQVIPNGVVIFDKGIITTVVDATTTRLNLNDVEVINVAGKHVYPGLISPASTVGLQEVAAVRATVDKQEVGALNPNVRALIAYNTDSEIIPTIRNNGILLTQAMPQGGTVSGSSSIMMADGWNWEDAVLKRDDGIWLNWPGYFSRDFNFDDFSVVVKKNEKRDETIGALRATFADAKAYAAITNPMPMNLKLEAMRGLFTGRQNLYVRADYGKDIIEAVQFARSVGVPKVVIVGGEEANRVVTFLKEQNVPVILSALHRLPNREDEPVDLPYRLPGILQKSGVLVSLSYADEWWRTRNLPFQAGTAVGFGVSDREEALKMITSNTAKILGIDKLVGTLEQGKQATLFVSAGDALDMRTNVIEQAFIQGRKIDLDDRHKRLYQTYKKKYEEK; encoded by the coding sequence ATGAAACATTTCATATCAACCCTTTTCGTGCTGGCGTCGGTATCGGCGTTGGCGCAGAACCCGGCTCCGGCCCGGCCACAAACGCGGCCCATTGCGCTTATGAACGGCATCGTTCACGTTGGCAATGGACAGGTGATTCCAAACGGCGTCGTTATTTTCGACAAAGGCATCATCACAACCGTTGTCGATGCCACAACTACGCGGCTGAATCTGAACGACGTGGAGGTAATCAACGTGGCCGGGAAGCACGTGTATCCCGGCCTGATTTCGCCCGCATCGACGGTCGGGTTGCAGGAAGTTGCAGCCGTCCGGGCCACAGTCGATAAGCAGGAAGTGGGTGCGCTGAACCCCAATGTTCGCGCCCTGATTGCCTACAATACCGACTCGGAAATCATTCCGACCATCCGCAACAACGGTATTTTGCTGACACAGGCCATGCCGCAGGGCGGCACCGTATCGGGCAGTTCGAGCATTATGATGGCCGACGGCTGGAACTGGGAAGACGCCGTGCTGAAACGCGACGATGGCATCTGGCTCAACTGGCCCGGTTATTTCAGCCGTGATTTCAATTTCGATGATTTTTCCGTCGTCGTAAAAAAGAATGAAAAGCGCGATGAAACTATCGGCGCACTCCGGGCAACCTTCGCCGATGCCAAAGCTTACGCGGCTATTACGAATCCAATGCCCATGAATCTTAAACTCGAAGCCATGCGCGGACTGTTTACGGGTCGGCAAAACCTGTATGTCCGGGCCGACTACGGCAAAGACATCATCGAAGCCGTGCAATTTGCCCGGTCGGTGGGTGTGCCGAAGGTGGTGATTGTAGGCGGTGAAGAAGCCAATCGGGTCGTCACATTCCTGAAAGAGCAGAACGTGCCGGTGATTCTGAGCGCGTTGCACCGCCTGCCCAACCGCGAAGACGAACCCGTTGACCTCCCCTATCGACTGCCGGGTATTTTGCAGAAATCGGGCGTACTGGTGAGCCTGAGTTATGCCGACGAGTGGTGGCGGACCCGCAACCTGCCTTTTCAGGCCGGAACCGCCGTAGGCTTTGGCGTATCAGACCGCGAAGAAGCCCTGAAAATGATTACATCCAACACGGCCAAAATCCTCGGCATCGACAAACTCGTGGGTACACTGGAGCAAGGCAAGCAGGCCACGCTGTTCGTATCGGCGGGCGATGCCCTCGACATGCGGACAAACGTAATAGAGCAGGCGTTTATTCAGGGGCGAAAAATCGATTTAGACGACCGCCACAAACGGCTATATCAGACCTACAAGAAGAAGTACGAGGAAAAATAA
- a CDS encoding Uma2 family endonuclease — MEATAQKIELTEAQVAKLDAGRMVAIPASWDEFMDYLPDAPYRIEYHNNQIIFMGLAAFIHELLVGNIIALLKSVVKGKGFYVAGSNVGVLKREGRGYYNPDVTVVKGKPAFRSGSNAIITNPYLVVEVLSESTAAYDLSHKLPKYEQIDSLQEIVFIDRFELSVSTFRRTESPNVWTQTNYYQLTDVARIDLFDIPLQEIFADLPDEE, encoded by the coding sequence ATGGAAGCGACCGCACAGAAGATAGAACTCACTGAAGCACAGGTAGCAAAACTTGATGCTGGGCGTATGGTGGCGATTCCGGCATCGTGGGACGAGTTTATGGACTACCTGCCCGATGCTCCCTACCGTATCGAATACCACAACAACCAGATTATTTTTATGGGCTTAGCTGCCTTCATCCACGAATTATTGGTGGGAAACATCATTGCTTTGCTTAAATCAGTAGTAAAAGGCAAAGGCTTCTACGTGGCTGGCAGCAATGTAGGCGTATTGAAACGTGAGGGCAGAGGCTATTATAATCCTGATGTAACAGTGGTGAAGGGCAAACCAGCCTTTCGTAGTGGCTCGAACGCCATAATCACAAACCCGTATCTGGTTGTTGAGGTATTGTCTGAGTCGACGGCGGCTTATGACCTTAGTCATAAATTGCCCAAATATGAGCAGATAGACAGCTTACAAGAGATCGTGTTCATTGACCGATTCGAGCTGTCGGTCAGCACGTTCCGGCGAACCGAATCGCCAAACGTCTGGACCCAGACCAATTACTATCAGTTAACCGACGTGGCCCGCATCGACTTGTTTGACATACCGTTGCAGGAAATTTTCGCCGACCTGCCCGACGAAGAATAA
- a CDS encoding DUF3140 domain-containing protein yields the protein MATATLDDTEKKTIRDEFNDAVNMTASQLEKWLDTDESKSVGQKKDDEGESTGHKSGERIIQILKKKASDLSDDDYAHMRKVVSYVKRHSAQRPKEVDGSNWAYSLKNWGHDPQK from the coding sequence ATGGCAACGGCGACCTTAGATGACACTGAGAAAAAAACCATTCGCGATGAGTTTAACGATGCGGTCAACATGACCGCGTCGCAACTCGAAAAATGGTTAGACACCGACGAATCGAAGTCGGTTGGGCAGAAGAAGGACGACGAAGGTGAATCGACCGGGCATAAATCGGGCGAGCGCATCATCCAGATTCTGAAAAAGAAAGCCAGCGATTTATCGGACGACGATTACGCGCACATGCGGAAGGTCGTCAGCTATGTAAAACGGCACAGTGCCCAGCGACCGAAGGAAGTCGACGGGTCGAATTGGGCGTATTCTCTGAAGAATTGGGGACACGACCCGCAGAAGTAG
- a CDS encoding OmpA family protein: MLASNVTLTGCKSIKNNTNKTQRGAAIGAGSGAVVGGVIGRRSGNTALGAILGATVGGAAGAVIGRRMDKQAEEIKRELPNAEVERVGEGIKVTLGSDILFDVNSYQLKPATQKALADFAQTLNKYEDTDIVIEGHADATGPDDYNQKLSKQRADAVADYLKAQGVKTARLDEKGYGEAQPVADNSTEAGRQKNRRVDIAVFANKKMQRDAKDGKLDD, translated from the coding sequence ATGTTGGCAAGTAACGTAACCCTGACGGGTTGCAAATCAATCAAAAACAATACGAATAAAACCCAACGGGGTGCAGCTATCGGTGCTGGTAGCGGTGCTGTAGTTGGGGGCGTTATCGGTCGGCGGTCGGGCAACACCGCGTTGGGTGCCATTTTGGGCGCAACGGTGGGTGGTGCCGCTGGCGCCGTAATCGGTCGGCGGATGGATAAGCAGGCGGAAGAGATCAAGCGCGAGCTGCCAAACGCTGAAGTTGAGCGCGTAGGTGAAGGTATCAAGGTTACGCTTGGTTCCGATATTCTGTTTGACGTAAACTCGTATCAGTTGAAGCCAGCCACGCAGAAGGCATTAGCTGATTTTGCGCAGACGCTCAATAAATATGAGGATACGGATATTGTGATAGAAGGTCATGCCGACGCAACCGGACCGGACGATTACAATCAGAAACTCTCGAAACAACGTGCTGATGCCGTTGCCGATTATCTGAAAGCGCAGGGCGTGAAAACAGCCCGGCTCGATGAGAAAGGGTATGGTGAAGCTCAGCCAGTAGCCGACAACTCGACAGAAGCTGGTCGTCAGAAAAATCGCCGGGTCGACATCGCGGTATTTGCCAATAAGAAAATGCAACGCGATGCCAAAGATGGCAAATTAGACGATTAA
- a CDS encoding ferritin-like domain-containing protein encodes MNVKETRGEVLDQLNRLLTDTRDGEKGYQEAAENVKDAELKSLFLAQARQRGEFALELDREIRTLGGDPDNSTSLGADLHRAWINIKSTFASNDDKATVQECQRGDQEALNNYNAVLQETDLVASTRELLLRQKQSIESAHATMARLALVV; translated from the coding sequence ATGAACGTTAAGGAAACACGGGGTGAAGTCCTCGACCAACTCAACCGCCTGCTTACGGATACACGTGATGGCGAAAAAGGCTATCAGGAAGCCGCCGAAAATGTAAAAGACGCTGAATTGAAGAGCTTGTTTCTGGCGCAGGCCCGGCAGCGTGGTGAGTTCGCTCTGGAACTTGACCGCGAGATTCGCACACTTGGTGGCGACCCCGACAACAGCACCAGTTTAGGAGCTGATTTGCACCGCGCGTGGATCAACATTAAATCGACCTTTGCCAGCAACGACGATAAAGCAACCGTGCAGGAGTGTCAGCGGGGCGATCAGGAAGCCCTCAACAACTACAATGCCGTGTTGCAGGAAACAGACTTAGTAGCCAGCACCCGCGAGTTGCTGCTACGCCAAAAACAGAGTATCGAGTCGGCTCATGCCACGATGGCTCGTTTGGCCTTGGTAGTGTAG
- a CDS encoding DUF2945 domain-containing protein gives MATVKKGDEVTWKYGKGEAKGTVAEVHKDDVERTVQGAKVKRKGSAEEPALVIKQGSKKIIKSASEVTKNK, from the coding sequence ATGGCAACGGTTAAGAAAGGTGACGAAGTGACGTGGAAATACGGCAAAGGCGAAGCTAAAGGCACCGTTGCCGAAGTTCACAAAGATGATGTGGAACGCACTGTTCAGGGCGCGAAAGTAAAGCGTAAAGGCTCTGCTGAAGAACCTGCCCTTGTGATTAAGCAGGGCAGCAAGAAAATCATCAAGTCGGCCAGCGAGGTCACTAAAAATAAGTAG